CCTGGATCGACCCGTTCTTCGCGTTCTACGCGGCCTCCGGGTTCATGGACGCCGACGAACTGATCCCGGGCACGGTGGCGCAGCGGGTCGGGCTGTTCGCGAGCGCGGTCACCGTGGCCGGTGCACAGGCCGGTGGGATGCCGTTCGGGAGCGGGCTCCAATGGGTCCTCTTCGCGGCGCTCGTGGCCGCCAACTCCGGTCTGCAGATGGCGATCGCGCATCTCACCCAGCAGGAGACGGAGCGCTCCCGCGAGCGCACCGAGACCATCACCGAACTCGAACGCACCAACACCGCGCTCCAGCAGGCCCTCGACGAGAACGCCGCCCTGCACGCCCAACTCCTCGTCCAGGCAAGGGAAGCCGGGGTCGCCGACGAACGCCGCAGGCTCGCCGCCGAGATCCACGACACCATCGCCCAGGGCCTGACCGGCATCATCGCCCAGCTCCAAGTCGTAGCCAACGCACCGGACTTGACGACCGCCCGCACCCACCTCGAACGCGCCTCCACCCTCGCCCGGCACAGCCTCGGCGAGGCCCGCCGCTCCGTGCAGAACCTCGCGCCCATCGCGCTGGAGAACGACGGACTGCCCGAAGCCCTGAAGAACACGGTCGCGGAGTGGGGCGAACGCACCTCCGTCCGCGCCGAGTTCACCGTCACCGGCATCACCGAGCAACTGCACGACGAGATCTCGGCGACCCTGCTGCGCATCGCCCAGGAGGCGTTG
The nucleotide sequence above comes from Streptomyces sp. N50. Encoded proteins:
- a CDS encoding sensor histidine kinase yields the protein MTTRDRQIDRRWEQLHTWGPYGLLGISVVLAFASSGLFDYSSAQWWTGWSLAGAGLVLQLWWHGTRSRRPGRGRIPSRAGTAYYVVRWAIAFVLTWIDPFFAFYAASGFMDADELIPGTVAQRVGLFASAVTVAGAQAGGMPFGSGLQWVLFAALVAANSGLQMAIAHLTQQETERSRERTETITELERTNTALQQALDENAALHAQLLVQAREAGVADERRRLAAEIHDTIAQGLTGIIAQLQVVANAPDLTTARTHLERASTLARHSLGEARRSVQNLAPIALENDGLPEALKNTVAEWGERTSVRAEFTVTGITEQLHDEISATLLRIAQEALSNAARHARATRVGVTLSFLGDEVILDIRDDGRGFDPLALPERTRTGGFGLDGMRARAERVAGSLTIEAEPGHGTALSARVPLVRHE